In the genome of Acidimicrobiia bacterium, one region contains:
- a CDS encoding type IV toxin-antitoxin system AbiEi family antitoxin domain-containing protein, with protein sequence MSTDRRDVQHKLRRLAAIQSGYFSAGQALDLGYSYPAQSYHTQRGNWQRVARGIYRLPEWPVGDHDDLVRWTLWSRGLGVVSHDTAISIHDLADVNPSRVHLTVPPGFRARAKGVVLHHGELADGDVWDREGYRITTPFRTAIDSAASDLSLEQLTEVVKNVSNLAPHTAPQQLRREAEHRGHREALRMERALRQAGVL encoded by the coding sequence ATGTCGACCGATCGCCGTGATGTCCAGCACAAGCTTCGTCGTCTGGCCGCCATCCAGAGCGGCTACTTCTCCGCCGGCCAGGCGCTCGACCTCGGTTACTCCTACCCCGCCCAGAGCTATCACACGCAAAGAGGCAACTGGCAGCGTGTCGCCCGCGGCATCTACCGGCTCCCCGAGTGGCCGGTCGGTGATCACGACGACCTCGTCAGGTGGACGCTCTGGAGCCGAGGTCTCGGGGTGGTCTCCCACGACACCGCCATCTCGATCCACGACCTCGCCGACGTGAACCCCAGCCGGGTGCACCTCACGGTTCCGCCGGGCTTCCGCGCCAGAGCAAAGGGGGTCGTCCTCCACCACGGGGAGCTGGCCGACGGCGACGTGTGGGATCGTGAGGGGTATCGGATCACAACCCCATTCCGAACCGCCATCGATTCCGCAGCGAGCGATCTCAGCTTGGAACAACTCACCGAGGTGGTGAAGAACGTCTCCAACCTTGCTCCTCACACTGCCCCGCAGCAACTACGACGGGAGGCCGAACACCGAGGACACCGCGAGGCCCTGCGAATGGAACGAGCTCTCCGCCAAGCAGGTGTGCTGTGA
- a CDS encoding GMC family oxidoreductase, with product MIVDGRGVAPGTVIATGVCIVGGGAAGIAIAMHLAGRGHQVTILESGGLDFDARTNALNQGELAGEDMTFLGTPRPLDATRQRFLGGSTNCWFGWCRPLDPWDFVERPWVAHSGWPIPRSEIEPWFPDAAALVQIGPPDFGAQSWEALGGGPVIVDTPLMTTTMFQFSAPTRFGSVYRDALESNPGIEVYLWSNAVNLDAAPAGERVTGVDVATLDGGRFRVEADTVILATGGVEVPRLLLASNNVATAGLGNQNGLVGRFFMEHPYMVAGYALFDRPADALRLYAISPYGLPGSDREVAAVGSIVPTLEGQAQVGSLNVGAMLYEVDPDTPVDRDGDLVSPAQMRAMLGALEGAGDFTLVAIHLAAEQVPNPESRVMLLSDTDELGMPRVAVDWRHSALDRDSLASCLGLLGGELGRLGLGRVLVEPEGVGPWGRDFSVSSHHMGTARMSADPSSGVVDANCRVHGVENLYVAGSAVFPTVGSANPTFTILALALRLAEHLHAEVL from the coding sequence GTGATCGTGGACGGGAGGGGTGTTGCTCCGGGGACGGTGATCGCAACCGGAGTCTGCATCGTGGGCGGTGGGGCGGCGGGGATCGCCATCGCCATGCACCTGGCGGGGCGCGGACACCAGGTGACCATTCTCGAAAGCGGGGGCCTCGACTTCGACGCCCGCACCAACGCCCTCAACCAGGGGGAACTGGCCGGCGAGGACATGACCTTCCTCGGCACCCCGCGCCCCCTGGATGCCACCAGGCAGCGGTTCCTCGGTGGCTCCACCAACTGCTGGTTTGGATGGTGCCGTCCCCTCGATCCGTGGGACTTCGTGGAGCGCCCCTGGGTGGCCCACAGCGGATGGCCGATACCCCGCAGCGAGATCGAGCCCTGGTTCCCCGATGCCGCCGCCCTGGTGCAGATCGGCCCTCCCGACTTCGGCGCCCAGTCGTGGGAGGCGCTCGGTGGAGGTCCGGTGATCGTCGACACCCCACTGATGACCACCACGATGTTCCAGTTCAGCGCTCCCACGCGGTTCGGTTCCGTCTACCGCGACGCCCTGGAGTCGAACCCCGGGATCGAGGTCTACCTGTGGTCGAACGCCGTCAACCTAGATGCCGCCCCGGCGGGCGAGCGTGTCACCGGGGTCGACGTCGCCACGCTCGACGGGGGCCGATTCCGGGTCGAGGCCGACACGGTGATCCTCGCCACGGGCGGGGTGGAGGTGCCGCGCTTGTTGCTCGCCTCCAACAACGTCGCCACGGCAGGCCTGGGAAACCAGAACGGGCTCGTGGGGCGGTTCTTCATGGAGCACCCGTACATGGTGGCGGGATACGCCCTCTTCGACCGTCCCGCCGATGCGTTGCGGCTCTATGCCATCAGCCCCTACGGCCTACCGGGTTCGGATCGAGAGGTGGCAGCCGTCGGATCGATCGTTCCCACCCTGGAGGGCCAGGCCCAGGTCGGCAGCCTCAACGTGGGGGCCATGCTCTACGAGGTCGATCCCGACACACCGGTCGACCGGGATGGTGACCTGGTGAGCCCGGCGCAGATGCGTGCCATGCTCGGCGCCCTCGAGGGTGCCGGCGACTTCACCCTGGTCGCCATCCACCTTGCCGCCGAGCAGGTGCCCAACCCCGAGTCACGGGTGATGCTGCTGTCGGACACCGACGAGCTGGGGATGCCCCGCGTCGCCGTGGATTGGCGCCACTCGGCCCTGGACCGCGACAGCCTGGCGTCGTGCCTGGGGCTGCTCGGCGGGGAGCTCGGCCGCCTCGGCCTGGGGAGGGTCCTCGTCGAGCCCGAGGGTGTGGGGCCGTGGGGGCGAGACTTCAGCGTCTCCAGCCATCACATGGGAACGGCGCGGATGTCCGCCGATCCTTCGTCGGGAGTGGTCGATGCCAACTGCCGGGTGCACGGCGTGGAGAACCTCTATGTGGCCGGGAGCGCCGTGTTTCCGACGGTGGGGAGCGCCAACCCCACATTCACGATCCTGGCGCTGGCTCTTCGTCTCGCCGAGCACCTCCACGCGGAGGTCCTCTGA
- a CDS encoding nucleotidyl transferase AbiEii/AbiGii toxin family protein, whose product MTYESVGAFRQALEQRLLNQARETGTDLNRLRRRVVFERILLRLITSQPGMWVVKGGMAVELRIGDSARMTKDLDLNLRTDAEGAIEAHERLTAAVSIDPAGDGFLFDVSEPTALETDQAGRPGWRFSVSADLAGRNFATVRVDVVARTDELTSTEMLPLTSLLSFAGFEDFEVEATDVAQQFAEKVHAMTRPWDARDNTRVKDLADMVAFIHGGLDAGRAMSATQHVFSVRATHPVPDELPDPPLFWTEDYPAFADELGLAEATVDQAMIILRAFWASARSEPR is encoded by the coding sequence GTGACCTATGAGTCCGTCGGCGCCTTCCGCCAGGCCCTGGAGCAACGACTGCTCAACCAGGCCCGCGAGACGGGCACGGACCTCAATCGGCTCCGCCGTCGGGTGGTGTTCGAACGAATCCTGCTCCGCCTGATCACCAGTCAGCCGGGGATGTGGGTGGTCAAGGGCGGCATGGCCGTCGAGCTTCGCATCGGTGACTCGGCCCGGATGACCAAGGACCTCGACCTCAACCTTCGCACCGACGCGGAAGGTGCGATCGAAGCCCATGAGCGCCTTACCGCTGCCGTTTCGATCGATCCGGCAGGTGACGGCTTCCTGTTCGACGTGTCGGAACCGACCGCTCTCGAGACAGACCAGGCAGGTCGGCCAGGGTGGCGCTTCAGTGTCTCCGCCGACCTGGCGGGCAGGAACTTCGCCACGGTTCGGGTCGACGTGGTCGCCAGGACCGATGAGCTGACCAGCACCGAGATGCTGCCGCTGACCTCTCTCCTGTCCTTCGCCGGGTTCGAGGACTTCGAAGTCGAAGCGACCGACGTCGCCCAGCAGTTCGCCGAGAAGGTCCACGCCATGACTCGACCATGGGACGCTCGAGACAACACCAGGGTCAAAGACCTGGCCGACATGGTCGCCTTCATCCATGGAGGCCTCGACGCAGGAAGAGCCATGAGTGCGACCCAACACGTCTTCTCGGTACGGGCCACCCACCCGGTTCCGGACGAGCTGCCCGATCCGCCCCTCTTCTGGACCGAGGACTATCCCGCCTTCGCCGACGAACTCGGGCTTGCCGAAGCCACCGTCGACCAGGCGATGATCATCCTCCGAGCGTTCTGGGCCAGCGCCCGGAGCGAACCGAGGTAG